A stretch of the Kroppenstedtia eburnea genome encodes the following:
- the trmFO gene encoding FADH(2)-oxidizing methylenetetrahydrofolate--tRNA-(uracil(54)-C(5))-methyltransferase TrmFO, which yields MTQRVTVIGAGLAGSEAAWQLARRGVSVRLVEMRPVKQTLAHHTGQFAELVCSNSLRSNELTNAVGILKEEMRQLDSLIIGCADAHAVPAGGALAVDREGFSGCVTERLRNHEKVEVVGEEVGEIPDGITVIATGPLTTDALSREIRKLTGEEHLYFYDAAAPIVEKDSIDMDKAFIASRYGKGEAAYINCPMTEAEFNRFYEALVEAEVSPLKEFEKEIYFEGCMPIEVMARRGEKTILYGPMKPVGLIDPRTGKQPYAVVQLRQDNGAGTLYNLVGFQTHLKWGEQKRILRMIPGLEQAEIVRYGVMHRNTFINSPRALLPTYQFRERKDLFFAGQMTGVEGYVESAAAGLIAGINAARLAMGEAPVVFPAETAMGSLARYITEADPNHFQPMNVNFGLFPPLETRVKPKRERYRQLALRALRSMEEFSSYLTGRATSAG from the coding sequence ATGACCCAAAGGGTAACGGTGATCGGAGCCGGTTTGGCCGGAAGTGAAGCCGCGTGGCAGTTGGCCCGGCGCGGTGTGTCCGTCCGCCTGGTGGAGATGCGGCCGGTGAAACAGACGCTGGCCCATCACACCGGGCAATTCGCGGAGTTGGTCTGCAGCAATTCACTCCGATCCAATGAATTGACCAATGCGGTGGGAATTCTGAAAGAGGAGATGCGGCAACTGGACTCTCTCATCATCGGATGTGCCGACGCCCATGCCGTTCCTGCCGGGGGGGCGCTGGCCGTGGATCGGGAAGGTTTTTCCGGATGTGTGACAGAGAGGTTGCGCAATCATGAGAAGGTGGAGGTCGTCGGGGAAGAGGTGGGGGAGATTCCCGACGGCATCACGGTGATTGCCACCGGCCCCCTCACCACCGATGCCCTCTCCCGGGAAATCCGGAAGCTGACCGGTGAGGAGCACCTCTACTTTTACGATGCGGCAGCACCGATTGTGGAGAAGGACAGTATCGATATGGACAAAGCATTTATCGCTTCCCGTTACGGCAAAGGGGAGGCGGCGTATATCAACTGTCCGATGACTGAGGCGGAGTTCAACCGTTTTTATGAGGCTCTGGTGGAGGCGGAAGTAAGTCCCTTGAAGGAGTTTGAAAAAGAGATTTACTTTGAAGGATGCATGCCGATTGAAGTGATGGCCCGCCGGGGGGAAAAAACCATCCTGTACGGTCCGATGAAGCCCGTGGGCCTCATCGATCCCAGAACAGGGAAGCAACCTTATGCCGTGGTCCAGCTGCGCCAGGATAACGGGGCCGGCACTCTCTACAACCTGGTCGGATTCCAGACCCATCTGAAGTGGGGGGAACAGAAACGGATTCTCCGGATGATCCCCGGTCTGGAACAGGCGGAGATCGTACGGTACGGGGTGATGCACCGCAACACCTTTATCAATTCACCACGGGCACTCCTGCCGACCTATCAGTTCCGGGAACGGAAGGATCTCTTTTTTGCCGGACAGATGACCGGTGTGGAGGGGTATGTCGAATCGGCGGCGGCCGGTCTGATTGCCGGCATCAACGCCGCCCGGCTGGCGATGGGAGAAGCACCTGTCGTCTTTCCGGCGGAAACGGCGATGGGCAGTTTGGCCCGGTACATCACAGAGGCGGATCCGAACCATTTTCAGCCCATGAATGTCAACTTCGGCCTTTTCCCTCCACTGGAGACCCGGGTGAAACCGAAGCGGGAGCGCTATCGTCAACTGGCACTACGCGCGCTCCGGTCCATGGAGGAATTCTCATCTTATTTGACGGGAAGGGCAACTTCCGCCGGATGA
- the topA gene encoding type I DNA topoisomerase yields the protein MADSLVIVESPAKAKTIGKYLGRKYIVKASMGHVRDLPKSQLGVDTENGFQPKYITIRGKGDVLKELRDAKKKVKRVYLAADPDREGEAIAYHLAHSLNMEVDEECRVVFNEITKQAVKDAFKHPRKIDLDLVQAQQARRILDRLVGYGISPVLWKKVKKGLSAGRVQSVAVKLIIDREKEIRNFQPEEYWTVTAVLDAEGETFEAKFHGYGKKKKELKNEAEVKELLEAIKGKRFVVDEVNRSERRRNPAPPFITSSLQQEAARKLNFRAAKTMAVAQQLYEGVNLGKKEGSVGLITYMRTDSTRISETARQEARDYIQGQYGESYVPARPRTHKKQTGAQDAHEGIRPTSVLRTPAEMKPHLSRDQYRLYKLIWERFVASQMSPAVLDQISADIRVGEALFRATGSKVKFPGFMKVYTEGNDDGTKEENKFLPALEKGQLLKRKSIRPKQHFTQPPPRYTEARLVKTLEEKGIGRPSTYAPTLSTIQKRGYVMLEERRFVPSELGEVVISLMEEFFPEILDVEFTVNMEESLDYIEEGKVDWVQILERFYEKFQKRLEVAEEEMKEVEIRDEVSDEVCEKCGSPMVYKFGRYGKFLACSGFPDCRNAKPILKSTGVTCPGCKQGEIVERKSKKQRTFYGCNRYPECEFVSWDKPVPRPCPRCKSLMVEKKRKKGTMIQCTHCDYQEEKN from the coding sequence ATGGCCGATTCGCTGGTCATTGTCGAATCACCCGCCAAAGCGAAAACCATCGGTAAATATTTGGGGAGAAAATATATCGTCAAAGCATCGATGGGCCATGTGCGGGATTTGCCCAAAAGTCAACTGGGCGTGGACACTGAAAACGGGTTTCAACCGAAATATATCACGATCCGGGGCAAAGGGGATGTACTCAAGGAACTGAGAGACGCCAAAAAGAAGGTGAAGCGTGTCTATCTGGCCGCTGACCCCGACCGGGAAGGGGAAGCCATCGCCTACCATCTGGCCCACAGCCTCAATATGGAGGTGGATGAAGAGTGCCGGGTGGTGTTTAACGAGATCACCAAACAGGCGGTCAAGGATGCCTTCAAGCATCCGCGCAAGATCGACCTGGATTTGGTCCAGGCGCAACAGGCGCGCAGGATTTTGGATCGTCTGGTGGGATACGGCATCAGTCCGGTGCTGTGGAAAAAAGTGAAGAAAGGTCTCTCCGCCGGCAGGGTCCAATCTGTGGCCGTCAAGTTGATCATCGACCGGGAAAAGGAGATCCGCAATTTCCAACCGGAAGAGTACTGGACGGTGACGGCGGTCCTGGACGCGGAGGGAGAGACCTTTGAAGCGAAGTTTCACGGATACGGAAAGAAGAAGAAAGAACTGAAAAACGAGGCGGAAGTCAAAGAACTGCTGGAAGCGATCAAGGGCAAGCGGTTTGTCGTGGACGAGGTGAACCGGAGTGAACGGCGGCGCAACCCCGCTCCGCCTTTCATCACCAGCTCCCTCCAGCAGGAAGCGGCCCGCAAGCTCAATTTCCGTGCGGCGAAAACGATGGCTGTCGCCCAGCAACTCTATGAAGGAGTGAATCTGGGTAAAAAGGAGGGTTCCGTCGGTCTGATCACCTATATGCGGACGGACTCCACCCGGATCTCAGAGACCGCCCGCCAGGAAGCCCGGGATTATATCCAGGGACAATACGGGGAATCTTACGTTCCGGCCCGGCCCCGGACCCATAAAAAACAGACCGGGGCCCAGGACGCTCATGAAGGGATTCGCCCCACGTCGGTTCTGCGGACACCGGCAGAGATGAAACCCCACCTGTCCCGGGATCAATACCGGCTGTACAAACTGATCTGGGAACGGTTTGTCGCCAGTCAGATGTCTCCTGCCGTCCTGGATCAGATCTCTGCCGACATCCGGGTCGGGGAGGCGCTGTTTCGGGCGACGGGATCCAAAGTGAAGTTCCCCGGCTTTATGAAGGTGTATACCGAGGGAAATGACGATGGAACCAAGGAAGAGAACAAATTCCTGCCCGCCCTGGAGAAAGGGCAGCTTCTGAAAAGAAAATCGATCCGCCCGAAACAGCATTTCACCCAACCGCCGCCGCGCTATACTGAGGCCCGTCTGGTAAAAACCCTGGAGGAAAAGGGAATCGGGCGCCCCAGCACCTACGCTCCCACGCTGAGCACCATTCAGAAGCGGGGCTATGTGATGCTGGAAGAACGGCGTTTTGTCCCGTCGGAACTGGGAGAAGTCGTCATCTCCCTGATGGAGGAATTTTTCCCTGAGATTCTCGATGTGGAATTCACCGTCAACATGGAGGAAAGTCTGGACTATATCGAAGAGGGAAAGGTGGACTGGGTCCAGATTTTGGAACGGTTTTATGAAAAGTTTCAAAAGCGGCTGGAAGTGGCCGAGGAAGAGATGAAGGAGGTGGAGATTCGGGACGAGGTCTCTGACGAGGTCTGTGAAAAATGCGGCAGCCCGATGGTGTACAAGTTTGGCCGTTACGGCAAATTCCTCGCCTGTTCAGGGTTTCCGGATTGCCGCAATGCAAAGCCCATCCTGAAGTCCACCGGTGTCACCTGTCCCGGCTGCAAGCAAGGGGAGATCGTGGAGAGAAAAAGTAAAAAACAACGCACTTTTTATGGATGCAACCGATATCCGGAATGCGAGTTTGTCTCCTGGGACAAACCGGTTCCCCGGCCCTGTCCCCGCTGCAAAAGCTTGATGGTGGAGAAAAAGAGAAAAAAGGGAACCATGATCCAATGCACTCACTGCGATTACCAGGAGGAGAAAAATTGA
- a CDS encoding MDR family MFS transporter gives MRWKDWDLNLKIRLLGEGMINVLFWMFFPFMAIYFAESFGKGTAGTLLILSQVIGVLANVIGGYCADRFGRKRMMLIASAVDGIAFVVFALANSPWYHSPVLTFFCFSALGVSGSLYWPASHAMVADLVEPKHRNEVFAVFYTTVNIAVVVGPILGGIFFFKYRFGLLVAAAVLSLLLTVAISWLIRETVPRSEEASGFPEGKKLPWYRFLLVQLQDYRVILSDRNFMLFILAGILVAQTFMQLDLTVAVYVKEAIPQQTLFSLGDGSIRTGGAEFFGWLLAVNGFLVALFTVIVTRWVNRFPEGRVFIISALLYGVSMWVFGSSTALWVAVAGMVVLTAGELAVVGIQEGFVSKLAPENMRGQYFAAASLRFSIGRAIAPLAIPVTAWVGYGWTFILLGICAFISAWVYQLLFRRLNRVPGESGLPRAQGRDSLKEGVSS, from the coding sequence ATGCGTTGGAAAGATTGGGATTTGAATTTGAAAATCCGGTTGTTGGGAGAAGGGATGATCAACGTCCTGTTCTGGATGTTCTTTCCCTTCATGGCCATCTATTTCGCGGAATCCTTTGGAAAAGGAACCGCCGGTACTCTGTTGATTTTATCCCAGGTGATCGGGGTGTTGGCCAATGTGATCGGAGGTTATTGTGCCGACCGGTTCGGCCGGAAGCGGATGATGTTGATCGCTTCGGCGGTGGATGGGATCGCTTTTGTCGTTTTCGCCTTGGCCAACTCCCCTTGGTACCACTCCCCGGTACTCACCTTTTTCTGTTTCAGTGCCTTGGGGGTGTCCGGCTCCCTGTATTGGCCTGCCAGCCATGCCATGGTGGCGGATTTGGTGGAACCGAAACACCGGAATGAGGTGTTTGCGGTCTTTTACACCACAGTCAATATCGCTGTGGTGGTCGGTCCGATACTGGGTGGAATCTTCTTCTTCAAGTACCGATTCGGCTTGCTTGTGGCCGCCGCGGTGCTCAGTCTGCTCCTGACTGTGGCCATCAGCTGGCTGATCCGGGAAACGGTGCCCCGGTCGGAAGAGGCATCCGGCTTTCCGGAAGGGAAAAAGTTGCCCTGGTACCGTTTTTTGTTGGTCCAGCTGCAGGATTACCGGGTGATTCTGTCCGACCGGAACTTTATGCTGTTTATCCTGGCGGGAATCCTGGTCGCCCAGACCTTTATGCAGTTGGATCTGACTGTGGCGGTCTATGTGAAGGAGGCCATCCCGCAACAGACACTTTTCTCTCTCGGGGATGGGTCGATCCGGACGGGAGGAGCGGAGTTTTTCGGATGGCTGTTGGCGGTCAACGGGTTCTTGGTGGCTCTGTTCACAGTCATCGTGACCCGTTGGGTGAACCGGTTTCCGGAAGGGCGTGTCTTTATCATCTCTGCTCTCCTGTACGGGGTGTCGATGTGGGTGTTTGGCAGTTCGACAGCTCTCTGGGTGGCGGTGGCGGGGATGGTCGTCCTCACGGCGGGGGAATTGGCCGTGGTCGGAATCCAGGAAGGGTTTGTCTCCAAGCTGGCCCCGGAGAACATGAGAGGGCAATACTTCGCCGCTGCCAGCCTCCGCTTCTCCATCGGTCGGGCGATCGCTCCCTTGGCCATTCCGGTCACGGCCTGGGTCGGATACGGGTGGACCTTTATCCTGTTGGGGATCTGCGCTTTCATCAGTGCGTGGGTGTATCAGCTGCTGTTCCGTCGGCTGAACCGGGTACCCGGGGAAAGCGGTCTGCCGAGGGCACAAGGGAGAGACTCCCTGAAAGAAGGGGTGTCATCCTGA
- the dprA gene encoding DNA-processing protein DprA, with product MRAWDEREGLVAMHQIRGVGWGTLDKLRQAGWDPGRPPEEKEMKTWRKAGVSSATIGRIREKWTPRWVERVSRELEKREIRAVTLLDGEYPPLLGQLPQPPWVLYVRGDVSHLQGPGLAVVGTRKPTSYGKRVTRQLAGNIADRGWTVVSGLAAGVDGEAHRAALEAGGRTVAVLGCGVDVVYPRHHRDLYKEVVRKGAVISEVPPGTEPRPGLFPRRNRIISGLSWGTLVVEAAEKSGSLITAHHSLEQGREVFAVPGPVTSAWSRGTNRLIQEGAKCVIDADDLWMELNHVPQPEAPLREGPLPGTELQPQEQALLDLLGEEPLTVDSLADRSDLPLGELHRQLLQLQVKGWVRQLPGAQFVKK from the coding sequence GTGAGGGCCTGGGATGAGCGGGAGGGGCTGGTGGCGATGCACCAGATCCGGGGTGTCGGATGGGGGACACTGGACAAACTGCGACAGGCGGGCTGGGATCCCGGCAGGCCGCCGGAGGAGAAGGAGATGAAAACGTGGCGGAAAGCGGGAGTCAGTTCCGCCACGATCGGCCGGATCCGGGAAAAGTGGACACCCCGGTGGGTGGAACGGGTGAGCCGGGAGTTGGAAAAGCGGGAAATCCGGGCGGTCACCCTGCTGGACGGGGAGTATCCGCCGCTGTTGGGACAATTGCCCCAGCCCCCCTGGGTGCTGTATGTGCGGGGAGATGTGTCCCACTTGCAGGGTCCCGGCTTGGCGGTGGTGGGAACCCGCAAACCGACTTCTTATGGAAAACGGGTGACGCGGCAACTGGCAGGGAACATTGCCGACCGGGGATGGACGGTGGTGAGCGGTCTTGCCGCAGGGGTGGACGGGGAGGCCCATCGGGCGGCCTTGGAGGCCGGGGGAAGAACCGTGGCTGTGCTGGGATGTGGAGTGGATGTGGTCTACCCGCGCCATCACCGGGATCTCTACAAAGAGGTGGTGAGGAAAGGAGCGGTGATCTCCGAGGTCCCTCCGGGAACAGAGCCCCGCCCGGGACTGTTTCCCCGACGAAACCGGATTATCAGCGGGCTGAGCTGGGGGACGCTGGTGGTGGAGGCGGCGGAGAAGAGCGGGTCCCTGATCACGGCACATCACAGCCTGGAGCAAGGACGGGAGGTTTTTGCCGTCCCCGGTCCCGTCACCTCTGCATGGAGCCGGGGCACCAACCGCCTGATCCAAGAGGGGGCCAAATGTGTGATCGATGCCGATGATCTATGGATGGAGCTGAATCATGTTCCTCAGCCGGAAGCCCCACTCCGGGAGGGGCCCCTTCCCGGAACGGAGTTGCAGCCGCAGGAGCAGGCGCTCTTGGATCTGCTGGGGGAGGAGCCTCTGACGGTGGATTCCCTGGCTGATCGATCGGACCTCCCCCTCGGGGAACTGCACCGGCAACTCCTCCAACTGCAGGTGAAAGGGTGGGTCCGGCAGTTGCCGGGAGCCCAGTTCGTGAAAAAATGA
- the sucD gene encoding succinate--CoA ligase subunit alpha: MSIFINKDTKVITQGITGKTGLFHTKGGLEYGTQMVAGAVPGKGGTQVEITLDNGEIKSVPVFDTVAEAKEKTGANASVIYVPPAFAADAIMEAVDADLDLVICITEGIPVMDMVKVNRYMEGKRTRLIGPNCPGVITPGESKIGIMPGYIHTPGRVGVVSRSGTLTYEAVHQLTQRGIGQSTAVGIGGDPVNGTNFIDVLEQFQQDPDTSAVIMIGEIGGTAEEEAADWIKANMTKPVVGFIGGQTAPPGKRMGHAGAIISGGKGTAKEKVAKLEACGVAVAPTPADIGETLVRVLKEKGLLEECTTVK, translated from the coding sequence TTGAGCATTTTCATCAACAAGGATACGAAAGTGATCACGCAGGGGATTACCGGAAAAACCGGTCTGTTCCACACCAAAGGCGGTCTGGAGTACGGCACGCAAATGGTCGCCGGCGCCGTGCCGGGCAAGGGCGGCACCCAGGTGGAGATCACCCTGGACAACGGGGAGATCAAATCCGTCCCGGTATTTGACACGGTGGCGGAAGCGAAGGAGAAGACCGGAGCCAATGCGTCGGTGATCTATGTCCCCCCGGCATTTGCGGCGGATGCGATCATGGAAGCGGTGGACGCCGACCTGGATCTGGTCATCTGCATCACCGAAGGCATTCCGGTGATGGATATGGTGAAAGTGAATCGTTATATGGAAGGGAAACGGACGCGCTTGATCGGTCCCAACTGCCCGGGTGTCATCACTCCGGGTGAAAGCAAGATCGGCATCATGCCGGGCTATATTCATACTCCGGGCCGGGTGGGTGTCGTCTCCCGCTCCGGCACCCTGACCTATGAAGCGGTTCATCAGCTGACCCAGCGGGGGATCGGTCAATCCACCGCTGTGGGGATCGGGGGAGATCCGGTCAACGGAACCAACTTTATCGATGTGTTGGAACAGTTCCAACAAGATCCGGATACTTCAGCGGTCATCATGATCGGAGAAATCGGCGGGACCGCCGAGGAAGAGGCGGCGGATTGGATCAAGGCCAACATGACCAAACCGGTGGTCGGTTTCATCGGCGGTCAGACCGCTCCTCCGGGAAAGCGGATGGGTCATGCCGGTGCCATCATTTCCGGCGGTAAGGGAACGGCGAAGGAAAAGGTGGCCAAGCTGGAAGCATGTGGGGTGGCGGTCGCCCCGACCCCGGCGGACATCGGCGAAACCCTGGTTCGGGTCCTGAAAGAGAAAGGCCTGCTGGAAGAGTGCACCACGGTGAAATAA
- the sucC gene encoding ADP-forming succinate--CoA ligase subunit beta: MNVHEYQGKEILKQYGVVVPRGHVAFTPDEAVDAAKQLGGDLWVVKAQIHAGGRGKAGGVKLAKSLDEVKQYAEELLGKTLVTHQTGPEGKEVKRLLIEEGCKIEKEYYVGVVIDRSTDRVTMMASSEGGTEIEEVAANTPEKIVKVVVDPAVGLQPFQARKLAFAIGIPKNLVNKAVKFMMGLYQAFVEKDGSLAEINPLITTTDGQVMALDAKLNFDSNALYRHPEVVELRDFSEEDPKEIEASKFDLTYIALDGNIGCMVNGAGLAMATMDIIKHYGGEPANFLDVGGGATTEKVTAAFKIILEDPQVQGILVNIFGGIMKCDVIAEGVVEAAKQIGLDRPLVVRLEGTNVDLGKKILNESGLKITAADSMADAAEKIVSLVK; this comes from the coding sequence ATGAACGTACATGAGTATCAGGGTAAGGAAATTCTGAAGCAGTACGGGGTGGTCGTTCCCCGCGGCCACGTAGCTTTCACCCCGGACGAGGCGGTGGATGCCGCCAAACAACTGGGCGGGGATCTGTGGGTGGTCAAAGCTCAGATCCACGCAGGGGGCCGGGGGAAAGCCGGCGGGGTGAAGTTGGCCAAGAGCCTGGATGAAGTGAAACAATACGCCGAAGAGCTCCTGGGCAAAACGCTGGTCACCCATCAGACCGGACCGGAAGGAAAAGAAGTGAAGCGCCTCTTGATCGAGGAAGGCTGCAAGATTGAAAAGGAGTATTACGTGGGCGTGGTGATCGACCGTTCCACGGACCGGGTGACGATGATGGCTTCGTCGGAGGGGGGCACTGAGATTGAAGAGGTGGCCGCCAACACCCCGGAAAAAATCGTGAAAGTGGTGGTTGACCCGGCGGTGGGTCTTCAGCCCTTCCAGGCCCGAAAGCTGGCCTTTGCCATCGGGATTCCGAAAAACTTGGTCAACAAAGCCGTCAAGTTCATGATGGGTCTGTATCAGGCCTTTGTGGAGAAGGACGGCTCCCTGGCGGAGATCAACCCGTTGATCACGACGACGGACGGCCAAGTGATGGCGCTGGATGCCAAACTGAATTTTGATTCCAACGCCCTCTACCGCCATCCTGAGGTGGTGGAACTGCGGGATTTTTCCGAAGAGGATCCCAAAGAGATCGAAGCCTCCAAGTTTGATCTGACCTACATCGCCCTGGATGGAAACATCGGCTGCATGGTGAACGGGGCCGGGCTGGCCATGGCCACCATGGACATCATCAAGCATTACGGCGGGGAACCGGCCAACTTTCTGGATGTGGGAGGCGGCGCCACCACGGAAAAAGTGACTGCAGCCTTCAAGATTATCCTGGAAGATCCCCAGGTCCAAGGCATTCTGGTCAACATTTTCGGCGGGATCATGAAGTGTGACGTCATCGCCGAAGGGGTGGTGGAAGCGGCCAAACAGATCGGTCTGGACCGTCCCCTCGTGGTGCGGCTGGAAGGGACCAATGTGGATCTCGGCAAAAAGATCCTGAACGAATCAGGTCTCAAGATCACGGCGGCCGATTCCATGGCCGATGCCGCGGAAAAAATCGTCTCCCTGGTGAAGTAA
- a CDS encoding cupredoxin domain-containing protein: MTTSRQWLYLSIAFALVLIAILALLPMPWFDGKTTLQEVEEVSSTSTPEERTFHLVTTEYKAQLDGNEIEVYRWNPGSLVVREGDRVHLVLHGIHGKSHRFSLKEFGIEGTVNKGKQTKVSFTADRPGTYELICHDHLTPQSHGPMVAYITVLEKGR, from the coding sequence GTGACCACCTCAAGACAGTGGCTGTATCTGAGCATCGCCTTTGCCCTCGTCCTGATCGCCATCCTGGCTCTGCTCCCCATGCCCTGGTTCGATGGCAAGACGACCCTCCAAGAAGTGGAGGAAGTCTCCTCCACCTCCACCCCTGAGGAGCGGACCTTTCATCTGGTGACGACGGAATACAAGGCACAGCTGGACGGCAATGAGATCGAAGTTTACCGCTGGAATCCCGGATCTCTGGTGGTGCGGGAGGGCGACCGGGTCCACCTGGTCCTCCACGGCATCCACGGCAAGTCCCACCGCTTCTCCCTGAAGGAATTCGGGATCGAGGGCACCGTGAACAAAGGAAAACAGACCAAAGTCTCATTCACCGCGGACCGTCCCGGAACCTACGAGTTGATCTGCCACGACCACCTCACCCCCCAATCCCACGGTCCCATGGTCGCCTATATCACCGTTCTGGAAAAAGGAAGATAA
- a CDS encoding aminoimidazole riboside kinase, with translation MNGVICLGEALIDFIPLDGDHLTYKKAPGGAPANVAVGIAKLGGKSTFIGKVGDDVLGHFLIETLTGFGVDVSSMVLTDEVRTGVTFVTLEPSGERDFSFYIDPSADRFLQKEELDPAVFAGQKIFHFGSISLISEPAKSATLHAAALAKNKGMLTSYDPNLRLSLWDSAEQAKETILAALPYVDLLKMSEEELLFLTGCDTLEEGMNQLPDLPLIVVTLGEEGSLYRFQGETGRVPAMDCKVVDTTGAGDAFVSGILYSLNESQKGLAELSAPDIAEMLRFANVSGGLATTKKGALTGLPTLAEIQAILK, from the coding sequence ATGAACGGCGTTATTTGTTTAGGGGAAGCATTAATCGATTTTATTCCGCTGGATGGGGATCATTTAACCTATAAGAAAGCTCCCGGTGGTGCTCCTGCCAATGTGGCGGTTGGAATTGCCAAACTTGGCGGGAAATCCACTTTTATTGGGAAAGTCGGAGATGATGTGTTGGGACATTTTTTGATAGAGACGTTAACAGGTTTCGGTGTTGACGTGAGTTCCATGGTGTTGACGGATGAAGTCCGTACCGGTGTCACCTTTGTCACCTTGGAGCCTTCCGGTGAAAGGGACTTCAGTTTTTACATCGATCCAAGCGCCGACCGTTTTCTGCAAAAAGAAGAACTGGACCCGGCAGTTTTTGCAGGGCAAAAAATCTTTCATTTTGGCTCCATTTCCCTGATCAGTGAACCGGCCAAGTCAGCCACACTCCATGCAGCGGCACTGGCAAAAAACAAGGGAATGCTGACTTCCTATGACCCCAACCTTCGTCTGAGCTTATGGGATTCGGCAGAACAGGCAAAGGAGACGATTTTGGCCGCGCTTCCCTATGTCGATCTCCTGAAAATGTCTGAAGAAGAGCTTCTTTTTCTGACCGGTTGTGACACCCTGGAAGAAGGAATGAACCAGTTGCCGGACTTGCCGTTGATCGTGGTGACATTGGGTGAGGAAGGGAGTCTTTATCGCTTTCAAGGTGAAACCGGCAGGGTTCCCGCCATGGACTGCAAGGTGGTCGACACGACAGGTGCCGGCGATGCGTTTGTTTCCGGAATTCTCTACTCGCTGAACGAATCCCAGAAAGGGTTGGCGGAACTTTCAGCTCCGGACATCGCTGAAATGCTTCGGTTTGCAAATGTGTCCGGCGGACTGGCCACAACAAAAAAAGGGGCCTTGACCGGCCTGCCAACCCTCGCCGAGATTCAAGCCATATTGAAATAG
- a CDS encoding glycoside hydrolase family 32 protein: protein MTDRESLLMKQAFEKALKNKAIVEKDPYRLSYHLMPPVGFLNDPNGLIKYQGVYHVFYQWNPFAATHGAKFWGHYTSVDLVHWREEPIALAPSEWYEKDGCYSGSAIEAGGKLHLFYTGNVKHEDGTRGTYQCLALSTDGIYFEKKGPIVRLPDGYTTHFRDPKVWRKNDRWYMIVGAQTLAGEGRAVLFTSVDLTHWEELGAVAGSGMNGLGDFGYMWECPDLITLNDRDLLLVSPQGLEPDGHFYRNLYQSGYFVGQLDYETARFRHGAFTELDRGFDFYAPQTFTDESGRRILFAWMGMTDDSEQYQPTIANNWLHALTIPRELQLQNDKIYQKPVAELRKLRKKEVRMDHVALEGDQLSLKDMHSAELILDFAEPVVGGFEVYFRREAFLTYDPGSKEVRLQRRNVRTNRMEERVCSIDSLTKLHIFLDHSSLEIFVNDGQEMFTARYFPDPAESGVILAGRAELGVKMWDLG from the coding sequence ATGACGGACAGAGAAAGTCTTCTAATGAAACAAGCATTCGAAAAAGCACTGAAAAATAAGGCCATCGTTGAAAAGGATCCCTATCGGTTAAGCTATCATCTGATGCCCCCGGTTGGATTTTTAAACGATCCCAACGGATTGATTAAATATCAGGGTGTTTATCATGTCTTTTATCAATGGAACCCCTTCGCCGCCACCCATGGGGCCAAGTTTTGGGGCCATTATACGTCAGTCGATCTGGTCCATTGGCGGGAGGAACCGATCGCCTTGGCGCCCAGTGAGTGGTATGAAAAAGATGGTTGCTATTCCGGAAGTGCAATTGAGGCAGGCGGTAAGCTTCACCTGTTTTATACAGGCAACGTAAAGCATGAAGATGGGACGCGTGGGACTTATCAATGTCTGGCCCTTTCCACAGATGGGATTTATTTTGAAAAAAAAGGCCCGATTGTCAGGCTTCCCGATGGTTATACGACTCACTTCCGCGACCCGAAGGTTTGGAGAAAAAATGACCGCTGGTATATGATCGTCGGCGCTCAAACCTTGGCGGGAGAAGGGAGGGCGGTTTTGTTCACTTCAGTCGATCTGACTCATTGGGAGGAGCTGGGGGCCGTTGCCGGATCAGGGATGAACGGGTTGGGGGATTTCGGGTATATGTGGGAATGTCCCGATTTGATCACTTTAAACGACAGGGATCTGTTGCTGGTGTCGCCACAGGGACTGGAGCCCGATGGCCATTTTTACCGTAATCTTTATCAATCGGGTTACTTTGTCGGTCAGTTGGACTATGAAACTGCCAGGTTCCGGCACGGAGCGTTTACAGAGCTGGATCGCGGATTTGATTTTTATGCCCCGCAAACCTTTACGGATGAATCGGGAAGAAGGATTCTTTTTGCGTGGATGGGTATGACCGACGATAGTGAACAGTACCAGCCGACCATCGCCAACAACTGGCTGCATGCCTTGACGATTCCACGGGAGTTGCAACTCCAAAATGATAAAATATATCAAAAGCCTGTCGCTGAATTGAGAAAGCTTCGAAAAAAGGAAGTGAGGATGGATCATGTGGCGTTGGAAGGGGATCAACTCAGTCTGAAGGATATGCATTCGGCGGAATTGATCCTCGATTTTGCAGAGCCGGTTGTGGGCGGATTTGAGGTTTATTTCCGCCGGGAAGCATTCCTTACTTATGACCCAGGGAGCAAGGAGGTCCGCCTGCAGCGAAGAAATGTAAGAACGAACCGGATGGAAGAAAGGGTATGCTCAATCGATTCCCTGACCAAGCTTCATATCTTTCTTGATCATTCGTCTTTGGAGATTTTTGTCAATGATGGGCAAGAGATGTTCACAGCACGTTATTTTCCCGATCCGGCCGAGTCTGGAGTGATCTTAGCGGGCCGGGCGGAACTTGGTGTGAAAATGTGGGATCTTGGATGA